Proteins encoded by one window of Collimonas fungivorans:
- the ldcA gene encoding muramoyltetrapeptide carboxypeptidase — MTEPAQVSPRESIGVALIAPGGYASDEVALARGILALQSQGCVVYDYYDPAAKYQRFGGTDAARVGQIYEAIENPQVQIVLAIRGSYGMSRLLPLLDLERLAASKKIFVGHSDVTALHLALLAQTGAPSLAGPMLCSDFGEAELSEFTMSHFWQCLRQPEQVLQVSAAGNPAVNASGTLWGGNLAMLNHLVGTSYLPQVDGGILFLEDIGEHPYRIERMMLQLQYAGILERQQAIVLGDFSNYRLAEHDNGYDFDAMRAYLRDHVAVPILTGLPFGHIRDKVTLPVGAQAQLLSDAGGFQLTTQNPLTLVP; from the coding sequence GTGACTGAACCTGCCCAAGTATCCCCAAGAGAATCCATCGGCGTCGCGCTGATCGCACCTGGCGGCTACGCCTCCGACGAAGTTGCGCTGGCGCGTGGCATCCTGGCGTTGCAGAGCCAGGGTTGCGTGGTTTATGACTACTACGATCCGGCCGCCAAATACCAGCGTTTCGGCGGCACCGATGCCGCACGGGTAGGGCAGATCTACGAGGCGATCGAAAATCCGCAAGTGCAGATCGTGCTGGCGATACGCGGCAGTTACGGCATGTCGCGCCTGTTGCCATTGCTGGATCTGGAACGCCTGGCTGCCAGCAAGAAGATATTTGTCGGCCATAGCGACGTCACCGCGCTGCACCTGGCTTTGCTGGCGCAGACCGGAGCGCCCAGCCTTGCCGGGCCGATGCTGTGCAGCGATTTCGGTGAAGCCGAGCTGAGCGAGTTTACGATGTCGCATTTCTGGCAGTGCCTGCGGCAGCCGGAACAGGTGCTGCAAGTCAGCGCCGCCGGCAACCCGGCGGTTAACGCCAGCGGCACCTTATGGGGCGGCAACCTGGCAATGCTGAACCATCTGGTCGGCACTTCCTATCTGCCGCAGGTCGATGGCGGCATCCTGTTCCTGGAAGATATCGGCGAGCATCCATATCGCATCGAGCGCATGATGCTGCAGCTGCAGTACGCCGGCATCCTGGAGCGGCAGCAGGCAATTGTGCTGGGCGATTTTTCCAACTATCGGCTGGCCGAGCACGACAACGGCTATGACTTCGATGCCATGCGGGCTTACCTGCGGGACCACGTAGCAGTGCCGATACTGACCGGTTTGCCGTTTGGCCACATCCGCGACAAAGTGACCCTGCCTGTCGGCGCGCAGGCGCAATTGCTGTCGGATGCTGGCGGCTTTCAGCTGACCACCCAGAATCCGCTTACCCTGGTGCCCTGA
- the queD gene encoding 6-carboxytetrahydropterin synthase QueD has protein sequence MLTITRKLEFDAGHRIPDHKSQCRNLHGHRYTLEITLVGAVIEVEGSSDNGMIMDFSDIKTLAKQHLVDVWDHAFLVYEKDTAVRDFLATLPDHKTVIIDRIPTVENLARTAYDILKAAYKDHYGTGLHLQKLVLHETPNCWAEISEDR, from the coding sequence ATGCTTACCATCACCCGCAAACTTGAATTCGACGCCGGCCACCGGATCCCCGACCACAAGAGTCAGTGCCGCAACCTGCACGGCCATCGTTATACGCTGGAAATCACCCTGGTCGGCGCCGTGATTGAAGTCGAGGGCAGTTCCGACAACGGCATGATCATGGATTTTTCCGACATCAAGACGCTGGCGAAACAGCATCTGGTGGATGTCTGGGACCACGCTTTCCTGGTCTACGAAAAAGACACGGCGGTGCGTGATTTCCTGGCGACGCTGCCGGACCACAAGACCGTCATCATCGACCGTATCCCGACAGTGGAAAACCTGGCGCGCACCGCCTACGATATCCTCAAGGCGGCTTACAAGGACCACTACGGCACCGGCTTGCATCTGCAAAAACTGGTGCTGCACGAAACGCCTAATTGCTGGGCCGAGATTTCCGAAGACCGTTGA
- the tadA gene encoding tRNA adenosine(34) deaminase TadA gives MRDAIYMQQAISQARNAWALGEVPVGALIVKDGQVIATGFNQPIGNHDPTAHAEIMALRAAAAILGNYRLPGCEMYVTLEPCAMCAGAMMHARLARVVFGASDPKTGACGSVLNLFEQEKLNHHTELTAGVLAEECGTLLKEFFAERRQAQQKQS, from the coding sequence ATGCGTGACGCCATTTATATGCAGCAAGCCATCTCCCAGGCGCGCAATGCCTGGGCCTTGGGGGAAGTGCCGGTAGGCGCGCTGATAGTGAAAGACGGACAGGTCATCGCTACCGGCTTCAACCAGCCGATCGGCAACCACGATCCCACCGCGCATGCGGAAATCATGGCGTTGCGCGCGGCCGCCGCCATCCTCGGCAATTATCGTCTGCCCGGTTGCGAAATGTATGTCACCCTGGAACCGTGCGCGATGTGCGCCGGCGCCATGATGCATGCGCGCCTGGCGCGTGTGGTGTTCGGCGCCAGCGATCCCAAGACTGGCGCCTGCGGTTCGGTGCTCAACCTGTTCGAACAGGAAAAACTGAACCACCACACTGAGCTCACGGCTGGCGTGCTGGCTGAAGAATGTGGCACACTACTCAAAGAATTTTTCGCTGAACGCCGCCAAGCCCAACAAAAACAATCGTGA